Proteins encoded by one window of Ulvibacter sp. MAR_2010_11:
- a CDS encoding rhodanese-like domain-containing protein, with protein sequence MKIEQIYTGCLAQGAYYIESEGEVAIIDPLREVQPYIERAKSDKATIKYIFETHFHADFVSGHVTLSKATGAPIVFGPNAETSFDSIIAKDGQVFQLGKITITVLHTPGHTMESSVYLLKDENGKDHAIFSGDTLFLGDVGRPDLAQKAGSITEEDLAGYLFESLRSKIMPLADDVIVYPAHGAGSSCGKNLSKETVDSLGNQKRTNYALRANMTKEEFIKEITEGLLPPPKYFPLNVKMNKEGYDNIEDVIKRSAQALSTEAFEAAANETEALVLDVRHQDDFAKGHIPRSIFIGLDGSFAPWVGALIADVKQPILLVTPPGREEETITRLSRVGFDHVLGYLKGGFEVWKNAAKEYDTVSSIPATTFKDAMQGKNKLVFDVRKEGEFLSEHIVEANNTPLDYINDYLKEFPDGDTFFVHCAGGYRSMIAASILKSRGIHNLIDVQGGFSAIKESGVEVSNYVCPTTL encoded by the coding sequence ATGAAAATAGAACAAATATATACCGGATGTTTAGCGCAGGGCGCTTATTATATTGAGAGCGAAGGAGAGGTAGCTATCATAGATCCGTTACGAGAAGTACAGCCTTATATTGAACGGGCAAAATCCGATAAGGCCACGATAAAATATATTTTTGAAACGCATTTTCACGCAGATTTTGTAAGTGGGCATGTTACCTTATCCAAGGCTACCGGAGCTCCAATTGTTTTTGGACCCAATGCAGAAACTAGTTTTGATTCAATTATAGCAAAAGATGGTCAGGTTTTTCAACTAGGAAAAATAACTATTACCGTTTTGCATACCCCCGGACATACCATGGAGAGCTCGGTATATCTTTTAAAGGATGAAAACGGAAAAGACCACGCTATTTTTAGCGGGGACACTTTGTTTTTAGGAGATGTGGGGCGTCCGGATCTGGCACAAAAAGCGGGAAGTATTACTGAAGAAGATTTAGCAGGATATTTATTTGAAAGTCTGCGTAGCAAAATCATGCCTTTGGCAGACGATGTTATTGTTTATCCGGCACACGGAGCAGGTTCCTCTTGTGGTAAAAACCTAAGTAAAGAGACAGTTGATTCTTTAGGTAACCAAAAGAGAACAAATTATGCACTGCGTGCCAATATGACGAAGGAAGAATTTATCAAAGAAATTACAGAGGGTTTACTGCCGCCGCCTAAATATTTCCCGTTAAATGTAAAAATGAATAAAGAGGGGTATGACAATATTGAGGATGTGATAAAACGGAGTGCTCAGGCTTTATCTACTGAAGCGTTTGAAGCCGCCGCAAATGAAACCGAAGCGCTTGTTTTGGACGTACGGCATCAGGACGATTTTGCAAAAGGTCACATCCCACGCTCCATTTTTATTGGTCTCGACGGAAGTTTTGCACCCTGGGTAGGGGCCTTAATCGCCGATGTTAAGCAGCCTATTCTACTCGTGACGCCGCCGGGTCGAGAAGAGGAAACAATTACACGTTTATCAAGAGTGGGCTTCGATCATGTTTTAGGGTATCTGAAAGGTGGATTTGAAGTTTGGAAAAATGCCGCTAAAGAGTATGACACTGTGAGTTCAATTCCGGCAACCACCTTTAAAGACGCTATGCAAGGAAAGAATAAACTTGTTTTTGACGTTCGGAAGGAAGGCGAATTCTTGTCGGAACATATTGTTGAGGCCAACAACACTCCCCTGGATTATATAAATGACTATCTCAAGGAGTTTCCCGATGGAGATACTTTCTTTGTGCATTGTGCAGGCGGATATCGAAGCATGATTGCGGCATCTATTTTAAAAAGTAGAGGCATTCATAATCTAATCGACGTTCAAGGTGGTTTTAGTGCCATAAAAGAATCCGGTGTGGAAGTTTCAAATTACGTTTGCCCTACAACATTATAA
- a CDS encoding YeeE/YedE family protein: MNWIYEPWPWYISGPMIALVMFLLLMVEKSFGMSSNLRTMCTICGAGNKSAFFKFDWKSQKWNLVVVLGAIIGGFIGSHLLSTDPTVAINPETIADLESLGFKSAGAAYLPTELFDTAALFSFNSVLMLTIGGLLVGFGSRYAGGCTSGHAISGLSNLQLPSLIAVIGFFIGGLAMIHLIFPLLF, from the coding sequence ATGAATTGGATATACGAACCCTGGCCTTGGTATATTTCCGGCCCCATGATTGCATTAGTGATGTTTCTGTTACTAATGGTAGAAAAGAGCTTTGGTATGTCTTCAAACCTGCGTACCATGTGCACTATTTGCGGAGCAGGAAATAAGTCCGCTTTCTTCAAATTTGACTGGAAGTCGCAGAAATGGAATTTAGTGGTAGTTCTTGGGGCGATAATCGGGGGTTTTATAGGATCACATCTTTTAAGTACAGACCCGACTGTTGCCATTAACCCGGAAACTATAGCAGATCTTGAATCGCTGGGCTTTAAGAGTGCAGGAGCGGCATATCTTCCTACCGAGCTATTTGATACCGCAGCACTATTTAGTTTCAATAGCGTACTGATGTTAACTATTGGGGGGTTGCTTGTTGGCTTTGGATCGCGTTATGCCGGAGGTTGCACTTCGGGTCACGCAATTTCAGGTTTAAGCAATCTACAATTACCTTCTTTAATTGCCGTAATAGGCTTCTTTATTGGAGGTTTGGCAATGATACATTTAATTTTCCCTTTACTATTTTAA
- a CDS encoding DUF6691 family protein, whose translation MRTLIYLFIGILFGITMFKSEAASWFRIYEMFKFDSFHMYGIIGSALVIGIIMVQLIKRFGIKSFYGKHIHFVPKEKSFSRYMFGGIIFGLGWALVGACPGPMFTLAGAGYVPILIVIAASILGTFFYGLVKDRLPH comes from the coding sequence ATGAGAACACTTATATATCTTTTTATCGGAATCCTCTTTGGAATCACAATGTTTAAATCGGAAGCAGCTTCCTGGTTTCGTATTTACGAAATGTTCAAATTTGATTCCTTTCATATGTATGGAATAATAGGTTCAGCCTTAGTCATAGGAATTATTATGGTACAACTAATTAAACGCTTCGGTATAAAATCTTTTTACGGGAAGCACATTCACTTCGTCCCAAAGGAGAAGAGTTTTAGTCGTTATATGTTTGGCGGCATTATTTTCGGATTAGGTTGGGCGTTGGTGGGAGCTTGCCCGGGACCGATGTTTACTTTGGCAGGAGCCGGTTATGTTCCAATTTTAATAGTAATTGCGGCCTCCATTTTAGGAACTTTTTTCTATGGCCTGGTAAAGGATAGATTGCCACATTAA
- a CDS encoding NAD(P)-binding domain-containing protein, producing the protein MQNNNLPVAIIGSGPIGLAAAAHLTFKNIPFIIFEAGQSVGQNILSWSHVRVFSPWKYNIDKAAKELLRQTNWIAPDEEGLPTGKELVEDYLSPLAKLAQIKPYLHLNAKVLSIGRKGVDKMKTWGREEKPFSIKVEENGIINYYYAKAVIDATGTWNQPNPIGSGGVLAEGEQELKNHIFYGIPNVKSEYLERYKNKNTVVVGGGHSAINVLLDLAEIQQKYSKTQLNWILRKDAMEKVYGGREDDALEARGALGIRIEQLVESGRLNVYTPFHILKLTKKEDGIQIIGNLNNEIETINGIEEIISNTGSRPNLDMLREVRIDLDASLESVFDLAELIDPNIHSCGTVRPHGEKELRQPEKDFYIAGSKSYGRAPTFLMATGYEQVRSIVSFLAGDIVAAERVELDLPQTGVCSLNFGDKSNAEECSVAESATEVAG; encoded by the coding sequence ATGCAAAACAATAATTTACCCGTCGCAATAATAGGTAGTGGTCCAATAGGATTAGCCGCTGCAGCACACCTAACTTTTAAAAACATCCCATTTATTATTTTTGAAGCCGGACAATCGGTAGGACAAAATATACTGTCCTGGAGTCACGTTCGGGTTTTTTCTCCCTGGAAATATAACATCGACAAAGCGGCTAAAGAACTTTTGCGGCAAACCAATTGGATTGCACCGGATGAAGAAGGATTACCAACCGGCAAAGAGCTGGTTGAAGACTATTTGTCTCCCTTAGCAAAGCTAGCACAAATAAAACCTTATCTACATTTAAACGCCAAAGTACTCTCTATTGGAAGAAAAGGAGTCGATAAAATGAAAACATGGGGACGAGAGGAAAAACCATTTTCAATCAAGGTTGAAGAAAACGGAATCATTAATTATTACTACGCAAAAGCGGTAATTGATGCTACAGGCACGTGGAATCAGCCAAATCCCATTGGTTCCGGAGGTGTTTTAGCGGAAGGCGAACAAGAATTGAAAAACCATATTTTTTATGGAATTCCCAATGTTAAGTCGGAATACTTAGAACGGTACAAAAATAAGAATACAGTCGTTGTGGGTGGGGGACATTCGGCCATAAACGTACTGTTGGATTTGGCTGAAATTCAGCAGAAATATTCAAAAACTCAACTCAACTGGATACTTCGCAAAGATGCTATGGAAAAGGTATATGGCGGCCGGGAAGATGATGCTTTAGAAGCACGGGGTGCCTTGGGCATACGCATCGAACAATTGGTCGAAAGCGGAAGATTAAATGTCTATACCCCATTCCATATTTTAAAACTCACCAAAAAGGAGGATGGTATCCAAATTATCGGAAATTTAAACAACGAGATTGAAACCATCAATGGAATTGAAGAAATTATCAGCAACACCGGGTCTCGTCCTAATTTAGATATGCTACGCGAAGTACGTATAGATTTGGATGCGTCTTTGGAATCGGTTTTTGATTTGGCTGAATTGATAGATCCAAACATTCACAGCTGTGGAACCGTAAGACCTCACGGTGAAAAGGAATTAAGACAACCAGAAAAGGATTTCTATATAGCAGGTTCTAAAAGCTATGGAAGAGCGCCAACCTTCTTAATGGCTACGGGATACGAACAGGTGCGTTCTATAGTTTCATTCTTAGCCGGAGACATTGTAGCAGCTGAGCGCGTGGAACTTGATTTACCACAAACCGGAGTTTGCAGCCTTAATTTTGGGGATAAAAGCAATGCCGAAGAATGCTCCGTTGCCGAATCGGCCACAGAAGTAGCAGGTTAA
- a CDS encoding MFS transporter: MLWPNSCRSSTGSKLLLWLNTHSGRNATNKGWMLLTQAIKLIRNQSSSFRGALRASGVMAFAGMGDALLYPVLPVYGKELGFSVFFIGVLLSVNRFVRILANTPIANLITKMGMRNMLLITSLLAVITTFVYGLKLGLIAFLIARILWGLSYSGLKTATLSYAAKAEDNSGLAFGLSQSIQSLGALFVLWFGPILIQEIGFQNGFFIISGLGLIGISMAYSLPKISAEDSGDPAQSKVTFYPNSINLLVVALSISIDGILVVTLAHLLNTSGISSGELLVYVALYLLLKRLFLILFSFVGGMLSLHYSASKLFAISVIGCLFAMALISLNFIITGIILAFLCNTIVVTFSPLVAVKQQKNALQAISSVSTWWDLGAAIGALIGIFIIEILGRQNLFLSLLIITTIIFINYILKNAKPSHSAI, from the coding sequence ATGCTGTGGCCCAACTCTTGTAGAAGTTCAACCGGTTCAAAACTCTTGCTGTGGCTCAACACCCATAGTGGAAGAAATGCAACCAACAAAGGTTGGATGTTGTTAACGCAAGCAATCAAATTAATTAGAAATCAAAGCTCCTCGTTTCGAGGGGCTTTACGTGCTAGTGGAGTTATGGCCTTTGCGGGTATGGGAGATGCGCTTCTCTATCCTGTGCTGCCGGTATATGGGAAAGAGTTAGGATTTTCTGTTTTTTTTATAGGCGTATTGCTCTCGGTGAACCGATTTGTTAGGATATTGGCAAATACTCCTATAGCAAACCTGATTACTAAAATGGGGATGCGAAATATGTTGCTCATTACTTCTTTATTGGCTGTAATCACCACATTTGTGTATGGTTTAAAGTTGGGGTTAATTGCATTCTTAATTGCCCGAATTCTATGGGGGTTAAGTTATTCCGGATTAAAAACCGCAACCTTGAGTTATGCTGCTAAAGCAGAAGATAATTCGGGCTTGGCGTTCGGATTGTCACAAAGTATCCAGTCATTGGGAGCCTTATTCGTGCTTTGGTTTGGACCAATACTAATTCAAGAGATAGGATTTCAAAACGGCTTTTTTATAATTTCCGGGTTGGGGCTTATTGGGATATCAATGGCATATTCGTTACCAAAAATTTCTGCCGAAGACTCCGGAGATCCGGCACAAAGTAAGGTGACATTTTATCCAAATTCAATTAATTTATTAGTTGTGGCACTCTCAATTTCCATCGATGGTATTTTGGTGGTTACATTAGCACATTTGTTAAACACAAGTGGTATTAGTTCGGGTGAATTATTAGTCTATGTCGCTTTGTATTTGTTATTAAAGCGGTTGTTCTTGATTTTATTTTCGTTTGTTGGCGGGATGCTGTCTTTACATTATTCAGCTTCAAAGTTATTTGCTATCTCGGTTATAGGCTGTTTATTCGCAATGGCTTTAATTAGCTTAAACTTTATTATTACAGGTATTATTCTTGCGTTTCTGTGTAATACCATAGTAGTTACGTTTTCTCCTTTGGTGGCCGTCAAGCAGCAAAAAAATGCTTTGCAGGCCATTTCAAGTGTAAGTACCTGGTGGGATTTAGGTGCGGCTATAGGGGCGCTTATCGGAATCTTTATAATAGAAATTCTCGGAAGACAAAATCTATTTCTATCTTTGTTAATAATCACTACAATCATATTCATCAACTATATTTTAAAAAATGCAAAGCCAAGTCACTCAGCTATATAA
- a CDS encoding sigma-70 family RNA polymerase sigma factor, with amino-acid sequence MQSQVTQLYNPLLGYVRSRVRNQEDAEDITQEVFFKLAKSNNNGIDNLKSWVYTIAKNTITDYYRKRQLETYSIEKDVYFDSDPIDDAGLELSDCIRAFVNQLPEEYRDIMILSELKDIPQKEIASRLNINYVTVRSKVQRGRKKLKQLLEGCCSILQGGKGSIMGFESKTGTNKTSWCD; translated from the coding sequence ATGCAAAGCCAAGTCACTCAGCTATATAACCCGTTGTTGGGTTATGTTAGAAGTCGTGTGAGAAACCAGGAAGACGCTGAAGATATCACACAGGAAGTATTTTTCAAGTTGGCCAAATCGAATAATAATGGCATTGACAATCTTAAAAGTTGGGTGTACACAATTGCGAAAAATACAATTACCGATTACTATCGTAAAAGACAATTGGAAACATATTCGATTGAGAAAGATGTCTATTTTGATAGTGACCCAATTGATGATGCCGGACTTGAACTGAGCGATTGTATTAGAGCTTTTGTAAACCAGTTGCCTGAAGAGTACCGTGATATAATGATTTTATCTGAATTAAAGGATATTCCACAAAAAGAGATTGCCTCTCGCTTAAATATAAATTATGTTACTGTAAGATCTAAAGTGCAACGCGGCCGTAAAAAATTAAAACAACTGCTTGAAGGATGCTGTTCTATTCTGCAGGGTGGCAAAGGGAGTATCATGGGTTTCGAATCGAAAACCGGAACTAATAAAACAAGCTGGTGTGATTAG